In Methylomonas sp. ZR1, one DNA window encodes the following:
- a CDS encoding retron system putative HNH endonuclease, whose amino-acid sequence MRLIAKGQEPIELNTWKKANPHGRYQELDNSEQGKSTRRAIRQAAIKEQFGLCAYCCKRISAVNSTNEHIASQMAAPNKTLDFTNIVASCETPKRCNQARGSKDLPLTPLMPECETELKFRLSGKVEGDSERAAKAIDILGLNSKAIREERKQMVDGWLFTEGAPPNELQCLGDELLSDLITDLKNPDDSGQLPPFSPVLIDVIQGLLVEQ is encoded by the coding sequence GTGCGGCTAATCGCTAAGGGACAGGAACCAATCGAACTAAACACTTGGAAAAAAGCTAACCCGCATGGACGCTACCAAGAATTAGATAACTCTGAACAAGGCAAATCTACCCGACGAGCTATCCGCCAAGCAGCGATAAAAGAACAGTTTGGTTTGTGCGCATATTGCTGCAAACGAATTAGCGCGGTTAATAGCACAAACGAACACATTGCCAGTCAGATGGCCGCCCCCAATAAAACTTTAGACTTTACCAATATCGTCGCCTCGTGCGAAACACCAAAACGTTGCAATCAGGCGCGAGGTTCAAAAGATTTACCATTAACGCCATTGATGCCGGAATGCGAAACCGAATTAAAATTTCGCCTGTCAGGCAAAGTTGAAGGAGACTCGGAACGCGCCGCCAAAGCAATTGATATTCTGGGGTTAAACTCTAAAGCGATTCGCGAAGAGCGTAAACAAATGGTGGATGGGTGGCTTTTTACCGAAGGAGCCCCGCCTAATGAATTGCAGTGCTTGGGCGACGAATTACTGAGTGATTTGATTACTGACTTGAAGAACCCTGATGATTCCGGACAATTGCCCCCTTTCAGCCCGGTGTTAATAGATGTGATTCAGGGATTATTGGTCGAGCAGTAA
- a CDS encoding efflux RND transporter permease subunit, which translates to MLALLVRFSIRYSGIVVALALLLFVYGGYRLTNAGLDIFPEFSPKQVIIQTEAPGLAAEQVEVLVTQQIEKSVGGLIGLQTLRSQSIQGLSIVTATFNETSDVYRNRQLISERLDGLSQQLPPGVGMPIAVPLSSSSATVLTIGLSSDSKTLMELRGLVDWSLVPRLLAVPGVADVNVFGGDIQQLQVQLQPAALQRFNLSIDDIVNAAAGAAEMNGAGFIENANQRFTLQISGQPVNPEQFKQLIVKRQEGMNVTLGDVAQIGYGPEPPIGAAQIMGKPGIVMMVIGQYGANTLSVSRQVEAVLEEFQPIFKQQAVDFYSHLFRPADYIETSVHNLSGHLLIGGLFVLVVLYVFLFNLRSAFIAATAIPLSLLTAALVLLESGVNLNIMVLGGLAIALGEVVDDAIIDTENIFRRLRENRLKIFPDSVETVIYQASLEVRSSVVYASFIVALVFVPLLTLDGVSGRLFAPLGVSYILAILMSLLVALTLTPALCHLMFRNKLPDDSDPPVLRHLKPLYAQQLLWAIKHFKTVAMIGALACLIGIAAFLRLDHKFLPELREGHFIVHTASVPGTSLQESIRVGNLLTEQIMAIDGVESVSQWAGRAERGADTYGSHYSEYEVRLKPSSGQEQQQILERLREVLEQFPGINYEANTFLTERVDETISGYTAPVVVNIYGNDLAELDRKAQQLAALINTLPGAEDVQLRSPPATAMLQVELNLEQLKFRGISPAQVMTALQTAYEGRIVGKHLQGNRIFNVAVALALEWRSQPDYLAQLPLKNTEGQRVLLGEVAEIRHGEGRYNILHQGAQRIQTVTCKVEDRDMDAFMIELKQRVQNELSWRDGSYPEFIGAALEQAKARETLIIHALLAGAGVLIFVFIALGSLRHMLLTLLNLPFALLGGVAAVVITDATLSVGSFVGFITLFGITVRNCIMLISHYRHLIELEGQIWSTETLIRGAQERLPAILMTALVTALAMLPIAIGSDNPGREIMGPMAAIIIGGLASSTLLNLLLLPAILQRYGRFEVAFEKQV; encoded by the coding sequence ATGCTCGCACTTTTGGTCCGCTTTTCCATTCGTTATTCCGGCATCGTCGTCGCCCTGGCGCTACTTCTGTTCGTTTACGGCGGTTACCGCCTGACTAACGCCGGTCTGGATATTTTTCCGGAATTTTCGCCCAAACAAGTCATCATCCAGACCGAAGCCCCCGGTCTGGCTGCCGAGCAAGTGGAAGTGCTGGTGACTCAGCAAATCGAAAAAAGCGTTGGCGGCTTAATTGGGCTGCAAACCTTACGCTCGCAATCGATTCAAGGCCTCTCCATCGTCACCGCCACCTTCAACGAAACTAGCGACGTATACCGCAACCGGCAATTGATCAGCGAACGGCTAGACGGCCTTAGTCAGCAACTGCCGCCTGGCGTGGGAATGCCGATTGCCGTACCCTTATCTTCTTCGTCGGCAACAGTATTGACGATAGGGCTCAGTTCGGACAGCAAGACCTTGATGGAACTGCGCGGCTTGGTGGATTGGAGCTTGGTGCCACGCCTACTCGCGGTACCTGGCGTGGCCGATGTGAATGTATTCGGCGGCGACATTCAGCAACTACAAGTGCAGTTACAACCGGCAGCTTTACAGCGTTTCAATCTATCGATAGACGACATTGTCAACGCGGCGGCCGGCGCGGCGGAAATGAATGGCGCCGGCTTTATCGAAAACGCCAACCAACGCTTTACGCTGCAAATCAGCGGCCAGCCGGTCAATCCCGAGCAATTCAAGCAACTGATCGTCAAACGCCAGGAGGGTATGAATGTAACCTTGGGCGATGTCGCGCAGATCGGTTATGGGCCGGAACCGCCCATCGGCGCGGCGCAAATCATGGGTAAACCCGGCATCGTGATGATGGTGATCGGCCAGTACGGCGCCAATACCTTGTCGGTGTCGCGGCAGGTCGAGGCCGTGTTGGAAGAGTTTCAACCCATCTTCAAGCAACAGGCCGTGGATTTCTACTCGCATTTATTCCGGCCGGCCGATTACATCGAAACCTCGGTGCATAACCTGTCCGGGCATCTACTGATCGGCGGGCTGTTCGTACTGGTAGTGCTATATGTGTTCTTGTTCAATCTGCGTAGCGCCTTCATTGCCGCTACCGCCATTCCATTGTCGTTGCTGACCGCTGCGCTGGTGCTGCTGGAATCTGGCGTCAATCTGAATATCATGGTGTTGGGCGGGCTAGCGATTGCGCTGGGCGAGGTGGTGGACGACGCCATTATAGACACCGAAAACATCTTTAGACGCCTGCGCGAAAACCGCTTAAAAATCTTCCCGGATAGCGTGGAAACGGTGATTTATCAGGCTTCGCTGGAAGTTCGCAGTTCGGTGGTTTATGCCAGCTTCATCGTGGCTTTGGTGTTTGTGCCGCTGCTGACGCTGGACGGCGTCAGCGGCCGCTTGTTCGCGCCGCTGGGCGTGTCGTATATCCTGGCGATTTTGATGTCATTGCTGGTGGCGCTAACGCTGACACCGGCTCTATGCCATTTAATGTTTCGCAACAAGCTGCCGGACGACAGCGATCCACCCGTGTTGCGCCATCTTAAACCACTGTATGCCCAGCAATTACTCTGGGCTATCAAGCATTTCAAAACCGTGGCGATGATAGGCGCGCTTGCCTGCCTGATCGGCATAGCCGCCTTTCTAAGATTGGATCATAAATTTCTACCGGAATTGCGCGAGGGCCATTTCATCGTCCACACCGCCAGCGTACCGGGTACTTCGTTGCAAGAATCCATCCGCGTCGGCAACTTACTCACCGAGCAAATCATGGCAATCGACGGTGTGGAATCGGTATCGCAATGGGCCGGTCGTGCCGAACGCGGCGCCGACACTTACGGCAGCCACTACAGCGAATACGAAGTACGCTTAAAACCATCATCCGGCCAAGAACAACAGCAGATCCTGGAGCGTTTGCGCGAGGTTTTGGAACAATTCCCCGGCATCAATTACGAAGCCAACACCTTTTTAACTGAACGGGTCGATGAAACCATTTCCGGCTACACCGCGCCGGTGGTCGTCAATATTTACGGCAACGACCTGGCTGAGCTGGATCGTAAAGCCCAACAGCTCGCCGCACTGATCAATACGCTGCCCGGCGCGGAAGACGTGCAACTTCGCTCGCCGCCCGCCACCGCCATGCTGCAAGTCGAACTGAACCTGGAGCAGTTAAAATTTCGCGGCATCAGCCCGGCGCAAGTGATGACAGCCCTACAAACCGCTTACGAAGGCCGTATCGTCGGCAAGCATCTGCAAGGCAACCGGATTTTCAATGTGGCGGTAGCGCTGGCTCTGGAATGGCGCAGTCAGCCGGATTACCTGGCTCAGCTGCCCTTGAAAAACACGGAAGGCCAGCGGGTGCTACTGGGCGAAGTGGCCGAAATCCGCCACGGCGAAGGCCGCTACAACATCCTGCATCAAGGCGCACAGCGCATACAGACCGTTACTTGCAAGGTGGAAGATCGGGACATGGACGCCTTTATGATCGAATTGAAACAACGGGTGCAAAACGAGCTCAGCTGGCGCGACGGCAGTTACCCGGAGTTCATCGGCGCGGCGCTGGAACAAGCAAAGGCCCGTGAAACGTTGATCATCCACGCCCTGCTGGCCGGCGCCGGCGTGCTGATTTTCGTGTTCATCGCCCTCGGCAGTTTGCGGCACATGCTGCTGACTTTGTTGAACCTGCCATTCGCCTTATTGGGCGGCGTGGCAGCGGTAGTCATCACCGACGCCACGCTGTCGGTCGGCTCCTTCGTCGGCTTCATCACGTTGTTCGGCATCACCGTGCGCAACTGCATCATGCTGATCTCGCATTACCGGCATTTGATTGAGCTGGAAGGTCAGATCTGGTCGACGGAGACCTTGATTCGCGGCGCCCAGGAACGCCTGCCGGCCATCCTGATGACTGCGCTGGTCACCGCACTAGCCATGCTGCCGATTGCGATAGGCAGCGATAATCCGGGCCGGGAAATCATGGGGCCAATGGCGGCCATCATCATCGGCGGATTGGCGTCTTCGACCCTGTTGAATTTATTATTGTTACCGGCGATTTTGCAGCGGTATGGCCGGTTCGAGGTGGCGTTTGAGAAGCAGGTTTAG
- the hypF gene encoding carbamoyltransferase HypF → MPGKAIRARGVVQGVGFRPAIWHLAREFGLAGSVWNDAEGVMIHVYGNAADLERFAAAIPQQLPPLARLDALEINDLAGEAADSEFRIVASQSGRVETAIAADAATCPDCLADIADPCNRRYRYPFTNCTHCGPRLSIVHSVPYDRCHTSMAAFAMCPECQNEYDDPADRRFHAQANCCPVCGPQLWLEAAIDPSFGVGMQPELARGSGRRSVEDGVSTRRVGTMNAGVMNDVIHQTADLIRQGHIVAIKGLGGFHLACDASNANAVDELRRRKRRYAKPFALMARDAAMVSRYALINSLELSALEDRAAPIVLLPAQGEYLASGVAPGDDKLGFMLPYTPLHSLLMQELEAPIVLTSGNISDEPQCTDNAEAREKLAGIADYWLLHDRDIVNRLDDSVVRLMDGNMRMLRRGRGYSPEVLVLAPGFAESGNILALGAELKNSVCLLKNGQALVSQHIGDLENAAVQQNYRQTIDLYKKLNDLRPVKIAVDKHAGYLSTQYGQALAATESIELVRVQHHHAHLAACLAEHGVDLDAPPVLAAIFDGLGMGEDGELWGGEFLLGDYRGYTRLGYFQPIALLGGAQAMREPWRNTYAQLRHYFDWPILQRDYPDLDIMRLLAGKPLATLDTMLAKNLNSPLSSSCGRWFDAFAAALGLHPEQVHFEGQAAIAMEVLATPLFAQEQAYADAWSMERNCDMTVLSWPGLWRAVLADLKSGIDKARIAARIHHGLAAATVELLMQLSGEAGADSVVLSGGVFQNRLLLEAVSEQLRRNGITVLSPQRYPMNDGGLALGQAVIAAAQNTWIYCSTNNP, encoded by the coding sequence ATGCCCGGCAAGGCCATCCGTGCGCGCGGCGTGGTGCAGGGCGTCGGCTTTCGGCCGGCGATTTGGCATCTGGCGCGCGAGTTTGGTTTGGCGGGATCGGTGTGGAACGACGCCGAAGGCGTGATGATTCATGTCTATGGCAATGCGGCCGACCTTGAACGCTTCGCCGCAGCCATTCCCCAACAGCTACCGCCGCTGGCGCGTTTGGATGCCTTGGAAATCAATGATTTAGCAGGGGAGGCGGCGGACAGCGAATTTCGTATCGTCGCCAGCCAATCCGGCCGCGTCGAAACAGCAATCGCCGCCGACGCCGCCACCTGCCCGGATTGTTTGGCGGACATAGCCGATCCCTGCAACCGCCGCTACCGCTACCCGTTCACCAATTGCACGCACTGCGGGCCGCGCCTGTCCATCGTCCACAGCGTGCCTTACGACCGCTGTCATACCAGCATGGCGGCATTTGCCATGTGTCCGGAATGCCAAAACGAATACGACGACCCGGCTGATCGGCGCTTTCACGCCCAGGCCAATTGCTGCCCGGTTTGCGGGCCGCAGCTCTGGTTGGAGGCAGCCATCGATCCCTCGTTCGGCGTGGGAATGCAGCCGGAACTGGCGCGCGGTTCGGGACGCCGGAGCGTCGAAGACGGGGTTTCCACGCGGCGCGTGGGAACCATGAACGCAGGCGTGATGAACGATGTCATCCACCAAACCGCGGACCTGATTCGTCAAGGCCATATCGTCGCCATCAAAGGTTTGGGCGGCTTTCATTTGGCTTGCGATGCAAGCAATGCCAATGCGGTGGACGAACTGCGCCGCCGCAAGCGCCGTTACGCCAAACCGTTTGCGCTGATGGCACGGGATGCAGCGATGGTAAGCCGTTATGCGCTTATCAATTCTCTGGAACTGTCAGCCTTGGAGGACCGCGCCGCGCCTATCGTGCTGTTACCAGCGCAAGGCGAATATCTAGCGAGCGGCGTTGCGCCGGGCGACGACAAGCTGGGGTTCATGCTGCCGTACACGCCCTTGCATAGCTTGCTGATGCAAGAGTTGGAGGCGCCCATCGTGTTGACTTCGGGCAATATTTCCGACGAGCCGCAATGTACAGATAACGCCGAGGCGCGGGAAAAATTAGCGGGCATCGCGGATTATTGGCTGCTGCACGACCGTGACATCGTTAATCGCCTGGACGATTCGGTAGTGCGTTTGATGGATGGCAACATGCGCATGCTGCGCCGGGGACGTGGCTATAGTCCGGAGGTTTTGGTATTGGCTCCGGGGTTTGCGGAATCCGGCAATATTCTGGCACTGGGTGCCGAGTTGAAAAACAGTGTTTGTTTGCTGAAAAACGGCCAAGCGCTGGTCAGCCAGCACATCGGCGATCTAGAAAACGCCGCCGTGCAACAGAATTACCGGCAAACCATTGATTTGTACAAAAAGCTTAACGACCTTCGGCCGGTAAAGATTGCTGTCGATAAGCACGCCGGCTATCTATCGACTCAATACGGCCAGGCCTTGGCTGCCACTGAATCTATCGAATTAGTCCGCGTCCAGCATCACCATGCCCATCTGGCGGCTTGTCTGGCCGAACATGGCGTTGATCTGGACGCGCCGCCGGTATTGGCGGCGATCTTCGACGGTTTGGGCATGGGCGAGGATGGCGAATTATGGGGCGGCGAATTCTTATTGGGCGATTACCGTGGTTACACGCGGCTTGGATATTTCCAGCCTATCGCCTTGCTCGGCGGCGCCCAGGCGATGCGCGAACCCTGGCGGAATACTTATGCGCAACTGCGGCATTATTTTGATTGGCCGATTTTACAGCGCGATTACCCGGATTTGGACATCATGCGGCTGTTGGCCGGCAAGCCTTTGGCAACGCTCGATACGATGCTGGCGAAAAACCTCAACTCGCCGCTGAGTAGTTCCTGCGGGCGTTGGTTCGACGCCTTTGCCGCGGCTTTGGGCCTGCACCCGGAGCAAGTGCATTTCGAAGGCCAAGCCGCGATTGCCATGGAAGTGTTGGCGACGCCGCTGTTTGCCCAAGAACAGGCTTACGCGGACGCTTGGTCCATGGAGCGCAACTGCGACATGACGGTATTGAGTTGGCCGGGCCTTTGGCGGGCGGTGTTGGCCGATCTGAAAAGCGGCATCGACAAGGCCCGCATCGCCGCCCGGATCCACCATGGCCTGGCCGCGGCGACCGTTGAGTTGCTAATGCAATTGAGCGGAGAAGCGGGCGCGGATAGCGTTGTACTCAGCGGAGGCGTGTTTCAAAACCGCTTGTTGCTGGAAGCAGTCAGCGAGCAATTGCGCCGAAACGGCATAACCGTGCTATCCCCGCAGCGCTATCCGATGAACGACGGTGGGTTGGCTTTGGGGCAGGCGGTGATCGCGGCGGCGCAGAATACATGGATTTACTGCTCGACCAATAATCCCTGA
- a CDS encoding AAA family ATPase, with product MYIKQLTLNNFRGFTELAIPFEDEARDGQPSKTVVFIGNNGAGKTAILDALKLNLSWLVARINRTNGNGSPISDNDIHNGQTYADIGLQLQYQEDLYFWRVAKTLRGSSKVSSSLLHDASRLALSFQEQLAAAQTSAALPLIAYYPVERVVLDIPLKIMSRHSFGQLDGYDSALQQGVNFRRFFEWLRDREDSENETFSRTVLPLIGDFPKSREQFGGADEDFVALIDFVKALKDSVKDKRLLAVRTAIENFMNDFNNLRIQRKPRLQMLVDKNGKTLDVAQLSQGEKSVMALVGDIARRLAIMNPTLENPLEGYGIVLIDEIDLHLHPNWQRAIIGNLNKTFPNCQFVLSTHSPIVISESPDLLCYSLDNGVLQKLDNLYGMDVNQVLLQDMDADIRNANIQEAFDDLRDNLQDGKLEEAKTLLADLEQKISIDNLELNKAKLLIRRLEAQRAANR from the coding sequence ATGTACATTAAACAGCTTACTCTAAATAATTTTCGTGGCTTTACGGAGCTAGCGATTCCATTTGAGGACGAAGCTCGAGATGGACAACCAAGTAAGACAGTAGTTTTCATTGGGAACAACGGTGCAGGCAAAACCGCGATTCTGGACGCATTGAAACTCAATTTGAGTTGGCTGGTGGCTCGAATTAACCGAACTAACGGTAATGGCAGCCCAATTTCTGACAACGATATACATAATGGGCAAACCTATGCAGACATTGGTTTGCAACTGCAATATCAGGAAGACTTATATTTTTGGCGAGTTGCAAAAACCTTAAGGGGTAGCTCTAAAGTTTCCTCTAGCTTACTCCATGACGCTAGTCGCTTAGCACTTAGCTTCCAAGAACAATTAGCAGCCGCCCAAACAAGTGCTGCATTGCCTTTAATTGCTTATTATCCAGTTGAGCGGGTAGTTCTGGATATTCCACTAAAAATCATGAGCCGACATAGCTTTGGTCAGCTCGATGGTTATGATAGTGCCTTGCAGCAAGGCGTTAATTTTCGGCGATTTTTTGAATGGTTGCGTGATCGTGAAGATAGTGAAAATGAAACCTTCTCCAGAACGGTATTGCCCCTAATAGGGGACTTTCCAAAATCTCGTGAACAGTTTGGTGGAGCGGATGAGGATTTCGTAGCGCTAATCGATTTCGTAAAGGCTTTGAAAGATTCGGTCAAAGACAAACGACTTTTGGCCGTGCGTACCGCCATCGAAAACTTCATGAACGATTTCAATAATCTACGAATTCAGCGTAAGCCGCGCTTGCAAATGCTAGTGGACAAAAACGGCAAAACGTTGGATGTAGCCCAACTATCGCAGGGTGAAAAATCGGTGATGGCTTTAGTAGGAGACATCGCCAGACGTTTGGCCATTATGAATCCGACTTTGGAAAATCCACTGGAAGGCTATGGCATTGTTTTAATCGACGAAATCGATCTACATCTTCATCCTAATTGGCAACGCGCCATCATCGGCAACCTGAACAAGACCTTTCCGAACTGCCAATTCGTACTAAGCACTCATTCGCCTATCGTCATCAGCGAATCGCCTGATCTGCTGTGTTACTCACTGGATAATGGGGTATTGCAAAAACTGGATAATCTGTACGGCATGGATGTCAATCAGGTGTTGCTACAGGACATGGATGCCGACATCCGCAATGCCAATATTCAGGAGGCTTTCGACGACTTGCGTGATAACCTGCAAGACGGAAAATTAGAAGAGGCAAAAACACTATTAGCCGACCTCGAACAAAAAATTTCTATCGACAACCTGGAATTAAATAAAGCGAAACTGCTAATCAGACGCCTGGAGGCGCAACGTGCGGCTAATCGCTAA
- a CDS encoding VPLPA-CTERM sorting domain-containing protein produces the protein MKTLFTASILLSSALFTSSAFASNGFEHEHEHDNQSEHGSCGNQASCDLEKLSLTLSGGSNGTLISKADNISSNDSYTLNFNYQLDTTFINSALLKIWLRDDSTSADDSIILNGLLKDKNEYARITSINGSNVSTSWTEVDGYKQYISLDVSDFLSKTGFASLTAVLGVKDYGSKDYFFKAAELYVEYCLDNNGGSGPITAVPVPAAAWLMGSGLLGLIGFNTRKQRQA, from the coding sequence ATGAAAACGCTGTTTACTGCTTCCATCCTATTATCTTCGGCCCTATTCACTTCCTCCGCCTTTGCGTCGAATGGGTTTGAACACGAACATGAACACGACAATCAGTCAGAACACGGTAGCTGCGGCAACCAGGCATCTTGCGATTTGGAAAAACTGAGCCTGACGTTATCAGGCGGCAGCAACGGCACGCTAATTTCGAAAGCCGACAACATTAGCAGCAACGATAGCTACACCCTTAACTTCAACTATCAGCTGGACACCACCTTTATCAACAGCGCTCTGCTGAAAATATGGTTGCGTGACGACTCAACATCGGCCGACGACTCCATCATCTTAAATGGCCTGTTAAAAGACAAAAACGAATACGCTCGTATAACATCGATTAACGGCTCCAACGTTTCCACGAGCTGGACCGAAGTCGATGGCTACAAACAATATATCAGCTTGGATGTTAGCGATTTTCTTTCCAAAACCGGCTTCGCTTCATTGACGGCCGTATTGGGCGTGAAGGATTATGGTAGCAAAGATTATTTTTTCAAAGCGGCAGAGCTCTATGTTGAATATTGCCTGGACAACAATGGCGGAAGCGGTCCCATTACCGCGGTCCCGGTGCCGGCAGCAGCTTGGCTGATGGGTTCCGGCTTACTCGGTTTGATAGGTTTTAATACCAGAAAACAACGCCAAGCGTAA
- a CDS encoding HD-GYP domain-containing protein, whose product MDSQHIDLHRSIISLSCALDLVGIDEVKHGKRVAMMAWHIAGKLDWSAVDRLSILYAGMLHDCGVAKVREHRHLTESLEWDGAEAHCLRGAEYLQACPPLAYLAEEIRYHHTRWEQLVELPLVPRIKLRANLLFLADRIDVLQAPYLASEQILVAAPKIVERLLSYSGSLFAPELLAAFAELAKSQAFWLAMDPDYLDEDLRELGRDLPTVDLTYPSLREMARLFSRVVDAKSPYTEQHSERVAQISRQLALDLGVTGCDLEQVEIAGLLHDIGKLRVSEDIIDKPGSLTAEERACMQRHSYDTYRILQRVFTDSKIPQWAGLHHENLRGEGYPFKTIGKSLELECRVISVADIFQALAQSRPYREGMLLADIIQHLRQRVAEGVLDGEVVAKLIENADFYYELAQGNYSMD is encoded by the coding sequence ATGGATAGCCAACATATCGATTTGCACCGCTCCATTATCTCCCTGAGTTGTGCGCTGGATTTAGTCGGTATCGACGAAGTGAAGCACGGTAAGCGGGTCGCGATGATGGCTTGGCACATTGCCGGCAAGCTCGATTGGTCGGCTGTCGATAGATTGAGTATTCTATACGCCGGCATGCTGCACGATTGCGGTGTGGCAAAGGTTCGCGAGCATAGGCATTTGACCGAATCGCTGGAGTGGGACGGTGCGGAGGCGCATTGTTTACGCGGTGCGGAATACTTGCAAGCCTGCCCGCCGCTGGCCTATCTGGCGGAGGAAATCCGCTATCATCACACGCGCTGGGAGCAATTGGTTGAATTGCCGCTGGTGCCCAGGATAAAGCTGCGTGCCAATCTGTTGTTTCTGGCTGATCGGATTGACGTGTTGCAAGCCCCGTATTTGGCCAGCGAGCAAATTTTGGTGGCCGCGCCCAAAATAGTGGAACGCTTACTGAGTTATTCGGGATCGCTGTTTGCGCCCGAGCTGTTGGCTGCATTTGCGGAACTTGCGAAAAGTCAGGCGTTTTGGCTGGCGATGGACCCGGATTATCTGGATGAGGATTTACGCGAATTGGGGCGTGATTTGCCGACAGTAGACTTGACTTATCCCTCGCTACGGGAAATGGCGCGGCTGTTTTCGCGAGTGGTGGATGCGAAAAGCCCCTACACCGAGCAGCATTCTGAACGGGTTGCGCAGATCTCCAGACAATTGGCATTGGATTTGGGTGTGACCGGCTGCGATCTGGAGCAGGTGGAAATTGCCGGTTTATTGCACGACATCGGCAAATTGCGGGTTTCCGAGGACATCATAGACAAACCAGGCAGCTTAACTGCCGAAGAGCGGGCCTGCATGCAGCGTCACAGTTACGATACTTACCGAATTTTGCAACGGGTGTTTACCGACTCCAAAATTCCGCAATGGGCGGGTTTGCACCATGAAAATCTGCGTGGCGAAGGATATCCGTTCAAGACCATCGGCAAGTCTTTGGAGTTGGAGTGCAGGGTTATCAGTGTGGCCGATATTTTTCAGGCTTTGGCCCAGTCCCGCCCATATCGCGAGGGCATGTTACTGGCTGACATTATCCAGCACCTCAGGCAGCGCGTGGCGGAAGGGGTTTTGGATGGCGAGGTGGTTGCCAAGTTGATCGAGAATGCGGACTTTTATTACGAATTGGCGCAAGGCAATTACTCGATGGATTAA
- a CDS encoding PEP-CTERM sorting domain-containing protein (PEP-CTERM proteins occur, often in large numbers, in the proteomes of bacteria that also encode an exosortase, a predicted intramembrane cysteine proteinase. The presence of a PEP-CTERM domain at a protein's C-terminus predicts cleavage within the sorting domain, followed by covalent anchoring to some some component of the (usually Gram-negative) cell surface. Many PEP-CTERM proteins exhibit an unusual sequence composition that includes large numbers of potential glycosylation sites. Expression of one such protein has been shown restore the ability of a bacterium to form floc, a type of biofilm.) translates to MNAVMPKMPLSGLILILALFTQAAESATVIDNFTNRQSTTNTVNGPVNVSGSDLSNLQRTLNSSPTPGGTTRIFVEDGLLTVGNSSNSTGTASIFYNFAAVDFTTFANAILLTTESSDASYQIQMIANGTSLLSFQNLTSVAIGSPSTIRFDFSQFSNPAAFKNLNSLELKLRGTHAAWDADFSQLSTVPEPSVTALLIIGALGIVGGKRQKLVAA, encoded by the coding sequence ATGAATGCTGTAATGCCGAAAATGCCCTTATCCGGATTAATCCTGATTTTAGCCTTATTCACTCAAGCCGCCGAGTCGGCAACAGTGATCGATAATTTTACCAACCGTCAGTCCACTACAAACACCGTCAATGGCCCAGTTAATGTATCCGGATCTGATCTAAGCAATTTGCAACGAACCTTAAATTCCAGTCCTACCCCTGGCGGTACCACCAGAATTTTTGTAGAAGACGGCTTGTTAACGGTCGGTAACAGCAGCAATTCAACCGGCACCGCCAGTATCTTTTATAACTTCGCTGCGGTCGATTTCACTACTTTCGCTAACGCGATATTGCTGACGACCGAATCTAGCGACGCCAGTTACCAAATTCAAATGATCGCCAACGGTACTTCGCTGCTAAGTTTTCAGAACTTGACCAGCGTTGCAATCGGTTCACCCAGCACTATTAGATTTGATTTCTCACAATTTTCGAATCCTGCGGCTTTCAAGAACCTAAACAGTCTGGAGCTGAAATTGCGCGGCACCCATGCCGCGTGGGACGCTGACTTCAGCCAGTTATCAACGGTCCCGGAACCTTCCGTCACCGCTTTATTGATCATAGGCGCTTTGGGCATTGTCGGCGGCAAACGCCAAAAACTAGTAGCCGCTTAA